One stretch of Deltaproteobacteria bacterium DNA includes these proteins:
- a CDS encoding SurA N-terminal domain-containing protein, whose amino-acid sequence MLDVLRKRKRSWLVLLLLGVGVLAFVMVGVGPQGGQQQVVTIAQVNGDEITYTELEIHYYRMLQTYRQLAGGRLSPADIEALNLRGQLLEELIQQRLLLQAADDLGLKVTDGELADGIARHPAFQAGGRFDRNAYRLALRGQGMTPAEFEAQQREALAIQKLRSLIADSIPVTAVEVEDRYRVENEEIALDFVRFDTDDFAEGVAVADEDIQAYYDGNGSLLREPLKVGTRYLEYRVDRFAEDIEVSDGDVQAYYDVYRERRFRQPEAVKFSQIFVPIAEGASPEDKAAAREQLGGILKRAREGADFAELAKQHSQDDSAADGGDMGFVVRGQLVAPLDAALFALEQGAISDVVESAIGLHLLKAVERREDKIRELEEVRDEIVAALKRERGGARAARAVEEDRERALDGVPLAQVARERGIEPDETPLFSAGETLDAIGDVEEFYHAALSLRPDQTGPIVASPDALYLLQGARRVEPAVPPLDDVKERIQETLTRRKAREQAQKKAEAFLAEVKGGADLREAAAAGGLAVEDTGLFPRKQANIPEVGILPLPLGRLTASKANPVVDTAYAQGDSFYVMVLRTTVEADLADLGKEKEELTRQIREEKGQRAFSRLIENLKANARIEIHPEFI is encoded by the coding sequence GTGCTGGCGTTCGTCATGGTCGGCGTGGGCCCCCAGGGAGGGCAGCAGCAGGTGGTGACCATCGCCCAGGTGAACGGAGACGAGATCACCTACACCGAACTCGAGATCCACTACTATCGAATGCTTCAAACCTACCGGCAACTGGCCGGCGGCCGGCTGTCGCCCGCGGACATCGAGGCGCTCAATCTCCGCGGCCAGTTGCTGGAGGAGCTGATCCAGCAGCGTTTGCTGTTGCAGGCCGCCGACGACCTGGGCCTCAAGGTCACGGACGGCGAGCTTGCCGACGGCATCGCGCGCCATCCGGCGTTTCAGGCGGGAGGGCGGTTCGACCGGAACGCCTACCGCCTGGCCCTGCGTGGACAAGGTATGACCCCGGCGGAGTTCGAGGCGCAGCAGCGCGAGGCCTTGGCGATCCAGAAGCTCCGGAGTCTCATCGCGGACTCCATACCGGTGACCGCGGTGGAGGTGGAGGACCGCTACCGCGTGGAGAACGAGGAGATCGCGCTGGATTTCGTGCGTTTCGACACGGATGATTTCGCGGAGGGAGTCGCGGTGGCGGACGAGGACATCCAGGCCTACTACGACGGCAACGGATCGCTCCTGCGGGAGCCCCTCAAGGTCGGGACGCGCTACCTGGAGTACCGCGTGGACCGTTTCGCGGAGGACATCGAGGTGTCGGATGGGGACGTCCAGGCCTACTACGACGTTTACCGCGAACGTCGGTTCCGCCAGCCGGAGGCGGTGAAGTTCAGTCAGATCTTCGTTCCCATCGCCGAGGGTGCCTCTCCCGAAGACAAGGCGGCGGCGCGGGAGCAACTGGGGGGCATCCTCAAGCGGGCCCGCGAAGGAGCCGATTTCGCGGAGTTGGCGAAGCAGCACTCCCAGGACGATAGCGCCGCCGATGGGGGGGACATGGGCTTCGTCGTCCGCGGCCAGCTCGTGGCACCGCTGGACGCGGCGCTCTTTGCGTTGGAGCAGGGCGCCATCAGCGACGTGGTGGAAAGCGCCATCGGGCTGCACCTGCTCAAGGCCGTCGAGCGGCGGGAAGACAAGATACGTGAGCTGGAGGAGGTGCGCGACGAGATCGTCGCCGCGCTCAAGCGGGAGCGCGGCGGAGCGCGTGCGGCCCGCGCCGTGGAGGAGGATCGGGAAAGGGCACTGGACGGCGTGCCGCTGGCGCAGGTGGCCCGGGAGCGCGGCATCGAACCGGACGAGACGCCCCTGTTCAGCGCGGGCGAGACGCTCGACGCCATCGGCGACGTGGAGGAGTTCTATCACGCCGCCCTATCGCTCCGGCCGGACCAGACCGGTCCCATCGTCGCCTCCCCGGACGCGCTGTATCTCCTCCAGGGTGCCCGGCGCGTCGAGCCGGCCGTGCCGCCGCTCGACGACGTGAAGGAACGGATCCAGGAGACGCTCACGCGCAGGAAGGCGCGCGAGCAGGCCCAGAAGAAGGCGGAGGCGTTCCTGGCCGAGGTCAAGGGCGGGGCGGATCTGCGCGAGGCCGCCGCGGCCGGGGGCCTTGCGGTGGAGGACACCGGCCTCTTTCCGCGCAAGCAGGCGAACATTCCCGAGGTCGGGATCCTGCCGCTGCCCCTGGGGCGGCTTACGGCATCCAAGGCGAATCCGGTGGTGGATACGGCCTACGCCCAGGGCGACTCGTTCTACGTGATGGTGCTCAGAACCACCGTCGAAGCCGACCTCGCGGACCTGGGGAAGGAAAAGGAAGAACTTACGCGGCAGATACGCGAGGAGAAAGGGCAGCGTGCCTTCAGCCGCCTGATCGAGAACCTCAAGGCCAACGCCAGGATCGAGATCCATCCGGAATTCATCTGA